The genomic segment CGCTTCTCATCACTGACTCCTTGCGGCCCGGTAAGGCGTAAAATTGGTTTGCCGAGCTATCCGCTGATGGCATACACTAGTCCCGACGTTAACTATATGTAAACAGGAAGATATCTATGTCACAACTCGTTCATTTCCAGGGCAACCCGGTTGCTGTTGCAGGTTCCATTCCGCAGCCTGGTAGCAAGGCTCAGGCATTCACTCTGGTGGCTAAAGATCTGTCTGACGTCACGTTGGGCCAGTTTGCTGGAAAACGCAAAGTCCTGAACATTTTCCCAAGCATTGATACCGGCGTGTGTGCTGCATCCGTGCGCAAATTCAACCAACTGGCAACTGAAGTGGACAACACCGTGGTGCTGTGCATTTCTGCTGACCTGCCGTTTGCCCAGTCTCGCTTCTGCGGTGCTGAAGGTCTTAGCAATGTTATCACGCTCTCCACTCTGCGCAGCCCAGATTTCCTGGAGAAATACGGGGTTGGCATTTCCGAAGGCGCTCTGAAAGGTCTGGCAGCGCGTGCGGTTCTGGTCATTGATGAAAACGACAACGTCGTATTGAGCGAGCTGGTTAACGAAATCACCACCGAGCCGGATTACTCTGCTGCGCTTGACGTGCTGAAAGCATAGCCAAAAAAAGCCGTAACATCGCTGTTACGGCTTTATCAGACGTTAAAATTATAACTAACTTAGCGGATTATTTCGTTGGCTTTAACATATCGTCAGTAAGCGTTATGCTATCCAACACATTATAGATTTGATCGCTGACCTTAGTGCCAGCGGCTGTAGCAAAATAGACTCTATCTCCTGCCTTAATATTATTCAAAGACATAATTTCAGTTGCAGTCCAGGATACACCCTCATTTTGCCCATAGGTCGTACATTTGTCATTGCTTGCCTTACGTACCGTCTGGAACCACGAACCACACAGAGTGGTAGTGACCTTACCTTTCGCATCCTTGGTATCAT from the unidentified bacterial endosymbiont genome contains:
- the tpx gene encoding thiol peroxidase, with product MSQLVHFQGNPVAVAGSIPQPGSKAQAFTLVAKDLSDVTLGQFAGKRKVLNIFPSIDTGVCAASVRKFNQLATEVDNTVVLCISADLPFAQSRFCGAEGLSNVITLSTLRSPDFLEKYGVGISEGALKGLAARAVLVIDENDNVVLSELVNEITTEPDYSAALDVLKA